In Deinococcus puniceus, one genomic interval encodes:
- a CDS encoding ABC transporter permease has translation MTTVSAPVAANKRSQFQMFWTSPAMRKLRRNPLAITGLIITLIFGLIALFAPLLAKPTGNCLRDLNMTNSNQVYTPGGAFRAILFPPNSCYRTERLSFEQEPKPPTAGVPFGTVNGYNIYYGLIWGTRTALKMAFIIVAITLALGIVIGAISGYYGGWVDNLIQRFIDVLFALPPLILTVVILTIMRARFQGGGGDYDPTVPMIFAFCVAGWAGYARIIRGEVLRTRQLEYVDAARGLGARDLRLILKHIVPNSVAAVLTLAVLDLATVPLGVAGLSFLGLGFERGFSEWGQLVDSARAWLKPEYWYVLVYPAAFIVTFSLAFNLFGDGLRDALDPKSR, from the coding sequence TGCGCAAGCTTCGGCGCAACCCGCTGGCGATCACAGGCCTGATCATTACGCTGATCTTTGGTCTGATCGCCCTCTTTGCGCCGCTGCTCGCCAAGCCTACGGGCAACTGCCTGCGCGACCTGAACATGACCAATTCCAATCAGGTCTACACGCCGGGCGGCGCGTTCCGGGCCATCCTGTTCCCGCCCAACAGTTGCTACCGCACCGAGCGCCTGAGCTTCGAACAGGAACCCAAACCGCCGACTGCGGGCGTCCCGTTCGGCACTGTCAACGGCTACAACATCTACTACGGCCTGATCTGGGGCACTCGCACGGCACTCAAAATGGCCTTTATCATCGTGGCGATCACGCTGGCGTTGGGCATCGTCATCGGGGCCATCAGCGGCTATTACGGCGGTTGGGTCGACAACCTGATTCAGCGGTTCATCGACGTGCTGTTCGCGCTGCCGCCCCTGATTCTGACAGTGGTTATCCTGACCATCATGCGTGCCCGTTTTCAGGGCGGTGGTGGAGATTATGACCCCACCGTTCCCATGATCTTCGCGTTCTGCGTGGCAGGCTGGGCCGGATACGCCCGCATTATTCGCGGTGAAGTGCTGCGAACCCGCCAACTGGAATACGTGGACGCGGCGCGTGGCCTGGGTGCCCGTGACCTGCGCCTGATCCTCAAACATATTGTGCCCAACAGCGTGGCCGCCGTTCTCACACTGGCGGTTCTCGATCTGGCGACTGTGCCCCTCGGCGTGGCGGGCCTCTCATTCCTCGGCCTCGGCTTCGAGCGCGGATTCTCGGAATGGGGCCAACTCGTCGATTCCGCCCGTGCTTGGCTCAAGCCCGAATACTGGTACGTGCTGGTCTATCCCGCCGCTTTCATCGTTACCTTCAGCCTCGCCTTCAATCTGTTCGGTGACGGCCTGCGCGACGCCCTCGACCCCAA